From a single Anaerolineaceae bacterium oral taxon 439 genomic region:
- a CDS encoding short-chain dehydrogenase, whose protein sequence is MSTEHVLKQFSLTDQVAIVTGGGQGLGREMALALSEVGANIVIAARRTESAFSTKKEIESNNVKCRVIKTDIRNESDVISMANQVMDEFGRIDILVNNAGIWRGDDAEKVTSEDWREVIDVNLTGAFIVSREVGKVMLERGKGSIINVSSMSGLIVNTPQNQCAYNASKGGLIMLTKSLATEWAKRGVRVNAICPGYMRTEMSEDRYQRKDPAIDRWFSMTPMGRSGMANELKGIVVFLASDASSFVTGSTMLIDGGYTSW, encoded by the coding sequence ATGTCGACAGAACATGTATTAAAACAATTTTCTTTAACAGATCAAGTCGCGATTGTAACCGGAGGCGGGCAAGGTTTGGGTCGGGAAATGGCATTAGCCCTTTCAGAGGTCGGAGCTAATATTGTTATTGCTGCCCGTCGTACCGAAAGCGCATTTTCTACGAAAAAAGAAATTGAATCCAATAATGTCAAATGCCGTGTGATTAAGACTGATATAAGAAACGAATCAGATGTTATATCGATGGCTAATCAAGTTATGGATGAATTTGGGCGAATCGATATTCTTGTGAACAATGCGGGAATTTGGCGAGGGGATGACGCGGAAAAGGTTACAAGCGAAGATTGGCGAGAGGTAATTGATGTAAACCTGACAGGAGCGTTTATCGTATCCCGCGAGGTTGGCAAAGTAATGTTGGAGAGAGGAAAAGGCAGCATTATTAATGTTTCCTCGATGTCAGGATTGATTGTTAATACTCCCCAGAACCAATGTGCTTACAATGCATCAAAAGGGGGCTTGATCATGTTGACAAAGTCTCTTGCGACAGAATGGGCAAAAAGAGGCGTACGCGTGAATGCAATTTGTCCCGGCTATATGCGTACTGAAATGAGCGAAGATCGATATCAACGTAAAGATCCTGCAATTGATCGTTGGTTTTCAATGACTCCGATGGGACGTTCCGGAATGGCAAATGAATTAAAAGGGATTGTTGTGTTTCTTGCTTCCGATGCGTCAAGTTTTGTTACAGGTTCAACGATGTTGATTGATGGTGGGTATACCTCATGGTAA
- a CDS encoding D-xylose ABC transporter ATP-binding protein (with RbsBCD acts to import ribose into the cell; RbsA contains 2 ATP-binding domain), producing MPSEYFLEMSRISKTFSGVKVLDDIDFNIKPGEIRALVGENGAGKSTLMKILGGIYQRDKNSGSIKINGTAVDINSAADATRLGISIIHQEIHLADNMSVYDNMFMGSELLMAHDLFLDDNAMIHKAQIVIDDMGMDLDVREKVKDLSIARQQMVEISRSLLSDAKLIVMDEPTSSLTENEIEQLFSQIRKLKSTGIAIIYISHRMPEIFKLSDTITVLRDGQLIGTDLTSNLDERSVISMMVGREISEIYGLKPNTSSDEIVLSVKDLCNTKIHNIEFDLRKGEILGFAGLIGAGRSELARAIFGIDKLDSGEIYVNGQKVEIHSPAQAIQHKISYVPENRKTEGLFLTDSVSFNITIPVLNKIIRFIGIKKSAENSIINKFIHALNIKLVSEDQKVMFLSGGNQQKILVSKWLATNPDILILDEPTRGIDIGSKSEIYHLMGDLVQKGVAIIFISSEIEEIINLSDRILVMNGGKIFGELDNPKEARASQEKIMWFASGGRDIDGNI from the coding sequence ATGCCCAGCGAATACTTTTTGGAAATGAGTCGTATCAGTAAAACATTCTCTGGCGTCAAAGTTTTGGATGATATTGATTTCAATATTAAACCAGGTGAAATCCGTGCCCTTGTTGGGGAAAATGGTGCAGGTAAATCTACATTAATGAAGATACTTGGCGGCATTTATCAAAGAGATAAGAATTCCGGTTCTATAAAAATTAACGGTACAGCTGTAGATATAAATTCAGCAGCAGACGCCACGAGACTTGGCATCAGTATTATTCATCAGGAAATTCACTTGGCTGATAATATGAGCGTGTACGATAACATGTTCATGGGCTCTGAATTATTGATGGCTCACGATCTGTTTTTGGATGATAATGCGATGATTCACAAAGCTCAGATTGTTATTGACGATATGGGTATGGATTTAGATGTTAGAGAAAAAGTAAAAGACCTTAGTATAGCTCGACAACAGATGGTTGAGATCAGCCGTTCTCTTTTGTCAGATGCGAAGTTGATTGTAATGGATGAACCAACGTCTTCCTTGACTGAGAACGAGATAGAACAACTTTTTTCACAAATCAGAAAGCTGAAAAGTACTGGAATAGCGATTATTTATATCTCTCATCGTATGCCAGAGATATTTAAACTTTCCGATACAATAACGGTTCTTCGCGACGGGCAATTAATCGGAACTGATTTAACTTCGAATTTGGATGAACGGTCTGTTATTTCGATGATGGTGGGTCGCGAAATCTCCGAAATTTACGGATTAAAACCAAATACTTCTTCTGATGAAATTGTTCTTTCAGTAAAGGACCTATGCAACACCAAAATCCATAACATAGAATTTGATCTTCGAAAAGGTGAAATTTTAGGCTTTGCTGGATTAATTGGCGCAGGGCGATCTGAATTGGCTCGTGCAATCTTTGGCATAGATAAATTGGATTCAGGAGAAATTTATGTGAATGGTCAAAAGGTCGAAATCCACTCTCCTGCCCAAGCGATTCAGCATAAAATCAGCTATGTTCCTGAAAATCGAAAAACCGAAGGCTTATTTTTAACTGACTCGGTATCTTTTAATATTACAATTCCTGTTCTGAATAAGATTATTCGATTTATTGGAATTAAAAAATCCGCAGAGAATTCAATCATAAATAAATTTATACATGCTTTAAATATTAAGTTGGTATCAGAAGATCAAAAAGTAATGTTTCTTTCCGGTGGGAATCAACAAAAAATTCTTGTTTCAAAATGGTTAGCAACAAATCCGGACATATTAATCCTTGACGAACCGACGCGGGGAATTGATATTGGTTCGAAAAGTGAAATCTATCATTTAATGGGTGATTTGGTTCAAAAAGGTGTTGCGATTATTTTTATTTCATCAGAGATTGAAGAAATCATAAACCTCAGCGATCGAATTCTGGTTATGAATGGCGGGAAAATTTTCGGCGAATTGGACAATCCGAAGGAAGCAAGGGCTTCCCAAGAAAAAATCATGTGGTTTGCATCCGGAGGGAGAGATATCGATGGAAATATCTGA
- the rbsC gene encoding ribose ABC transporter permease (functions to transport ribose at high affinity; forms a complex with RbsA2C2B) produces the protein MEISERKKVVLKNNPISKFIRNNIGTLLGLMILCVLLSFSSDYFLTGKNLLTVLRQICINALLAFGMTFVLIIGGIDLTVGSIVGMSGVAVVMLIEYGIPIVLAVIIALILGGCVGIINGVIIAYAKMPAFIVTLSMSGVIRGIAYIITDGRSVASSSSVFTKIGNSYFWKIPIPIYIVFFVIILISIVLYKTRFGRRMYAVGGNQIAAKYTGIEIKSLMVKVYVISGMLASLAGIILASRMYSGQPTAGQNYESDAIAAAVLGGTSFTGGIGTIGGTLIGALVIGVLGNGLNLLHISSYVQMVIKGIVIILAVGIDFFRNRNNDK, from the coding sequence ATGGAAATATCTGAACGTAAAAAAGTTGTCTTAAAAAATAACCCGATATCCAAGTTTATTCGTAATAATATCGGGACACTTCTGGGTCTTATGATTCTATGTGTTTTGCTTTCGTTTTCTTCCGATTATTTTTTGACCGGTAAAAATCTTTTGACTGTTTTGCGCCAGATTTGCATTAATGCTCTTTTAGCGTTCGGAATGACTTTTGTTCTGATTATCGGCGGAATTGATTTAACAGTTGGTTCTATTGTCGGAATGAGCGGTGTGGCAGTCGTTATGCTAATTGAGTATGGTATTCCAATAGTATTGGCTGTTATTATTGCGTTGATTTTAGGCGGATGTGTAGGGATAATAAATGGAGTAATTATCGCATATGCGAAAATGCCTGCCTTTATTGTAACACTATCAATGAGCGGTGTAATCCGAGGTATCGCCTACATTATTACGGATGGTCGCTCTGTTGCCTCAAGCAGCTCGGTTTTCACGAAAATAGGGAACAGTTATTTTTGGAAAATCCCGATTCCTATTTACATTGTTTTCTTCGTGATTATTCTCATTTCTATTGTCCTCTATAAAACGCGCTTTGGAAGAAGAATGTATGCGGTCGGCGGGAATCAAATTGCTGCAAAGTATACCGGTATTGAGATCAAAAGTTTAATGGTGAAAGTTTATGTTATATCTGGCATGTTAGCATCGCTTGCCGGAATAATTCTTGCTTCCCGCATGTATTCAGGCCAACCAACCGCCGGACAAAATTATGAATCAGACGCAATTGCTGCGGCGGTCTTGGGCGGGACAAGTTTTACCGGTGGCATCGGTACGATTGGCGGTACGCTAATCGGTGCGTTGGTTATTGGTGTGTTAGGAAATGGGCTTAATTTGTTGCATATATCCTCCTATGTTCAAATGGTCATTAAAGGAATTGTGATCATTCTTGCGGTTGGTATCGACTTTTTCAGAAACAGAAATAACGATAAATAA
- a CDS encoding endonuclease IV, translating into MKIGCHLSVSKGYAHMGREALSIDANCFQFFTRNPRGGAAKTPAAGDMEALIELMKANDFAPILAHAPYTLNPAAAEERIREFALMVMKDDLRILESLPGNYYNFHPGSHVGQGAEAGIELIVAHLNQVLDPELRTMVLLETMSGKGSEIGRTFEEIREIIDRVDRPDLLGVCMDTCHIYSAGYDIVQDLDGVLTAFDKAIGLERLKTLHLNDSMKPFNSHLDRHAPIGAGTIGLEALVRFINHPALRGLPFYLETPHEKISGYADEIRMLREAYRG; encoded by the coding sequence ATGAAAATCGGGTGTCATTTGTCGGTCTCGAAAGGCTACGCTCATATGGGGCGGGAGGCGCTTTCGATTGACGCGAATTGTTTCCAGTTTTTTACCCGAAATCCGCGCGGCGGCGCCGCGAAGACGCCGGCGGCGGGCGATATGGAGGCGCTGATCGAGCTGATGAAGGCGAACGATTTTGCGCCGATTCTGGCGCACGCGCCCTATACGCTGAACCCTGCCGCGGCGGAGGAACGGATTCGTGAATTTGCGCTGATGGTCATGAAGGATGACCTGCGGATATTGGAATCGCTTCCGGGAAATTATTATAATTTTCATCCGGGAAGCCATGTCGGGCAGGGCGCGGAGGCGGGGATCGAGCTGATCGTCGCGCATTTGAATCAGGTTCTCGATCCGGAGTTGCGGACAATGGTGCTGCTGGAAACGATGTCAGGGAAGGGGAGCGAGATCGGGCGGACGTTTGAAGAGATCCGCGAGATTATCGATCGTGTCGACCGTCCGGACCTGCTGGGCGTGTGCATGGATACCTGCCATATTTATTCCGCCGGATACGATATCGTTCAGGATCTGGACGGCGTCCTGACGGCGTTCGATAAGGCGATCGGGCTGGAGCGCCTGAAAACGCTGCATTTAAACGACAGTATGAAGCCGTTTAATTCGCATCTCGACCGGCACGCGCCGATCGGGGCTGGGACGATCGGGCTGGAAGCGCTCGTCCGCTTTATTAATCATCCGGCGCTGCGCGGGCTGCCGTTTTACCTGGAAACGCCGCATGAAAAGATTTCCGGGTACGCCGATGAGATTCGGATGCTGCGCGAGGCTTATCGCGGATAG
- a CDS encoding peptidase S58 — MNYESIHKIPGFKIGHAEDTATLTGCTVILCDEKTCGGVDQRGGAPGTRETDLLRPMHLVEHVNAVLLSGGSAFGLDAAAGVMRYCEDQGMGYPVGPTRVPIVPGAVLMDLTVGDHRVRPDAAMGYAACQAANDDEPKQGNVGAGTGATVGKILGMGQCMKGGIGHAALDLGGGLWIGAIIAVNALGDVVDPDSGKILAGARTISKGPIRIGEPGYFADTLSIMRSTLGQRALAMSAKTNTVIGAILTNARLTRNEANKLAQCAQNGLALTIRPAHTMFDGDTIFALASRKKAGNIHTLAAHAPLVVARAVVNAVRFAEPVGNIPAIASK; from the coding sequence ATGAATTACGAATCAATCCATAAAATTCCTGGATTTAAAATCGGGCACGCCGAAGATACCGCGACGCTGACCGGCTGCACGGTGATCCTCTGCGATGAGAAGACCTGCGGCGGCGTCGATCAGCGCGGCGGCGCGCCGGGGACCCGCGAAACCGACCTGCTTCGCCCCATGCATTTAGTCGAGCACGTCAACGCGGTCCTGCTTTCCGGCGGGTCCGCGTTCGGGTTGGACGCGGCGGCCGGGGTCATGCGCTACTGCGAAGATCAGGGCATGGGGTATCCGGTCGGCCCGACGCGCGTCCCGATCGTCCCCGGGGCGGTCCTGATGGACCTGACCGTCGGCGATCATCGCGTCCGCCCCGACGCGGCGATGGGGTACGCCGCCTGTCAGGCGGCCAACGACGACGAACCGAAACAGGGAAACGTCGGCGCGGGAACCGGCGCGACCGTCGGGAAAATCCTCGGCATGGGACAATGCATGAAAGGCGGAATTGGCCATGCCGCGCTCGACCTCGGCGGCGGCCTTTGGATCGGCGCGATCATCGCCGTGAACGCGCTCGGAGACGTCGTCGATCCTGACAGCGGGAAAATTCTCGCCGGCGCGCGGACGATTTCGAAAGGGCCAATCCGGATCGGCGAGCCCGGATATTTCGCCGACACGCTGTCTATCATGCGCTCAACGCTGGGCCAGCGGGCGCTGGCGATGTCCGCTAAGACCAATACCGTCATCGGCGCCATCCTGACCAATGCCAGACTGACCAGGAACGAAGCGAATAAACTGGCGCAATGCGCGCAAAACGGGCTGGCGCTGACGATCCGACCCGCTCATACCATGTTCGACGGGGACACGATCTTCGCGCTCGCCTCCCGGAAAAAAGCCGGGAATATTCATACGCTCGCCGCGCATGCGCCGCTCGTCGTCGCCCGCGCCGTCGTTAACGCGGTGCGTTTCGCCGAACCTGTTGGAAATATCCCCGCGATCGCGTCGAAATAA
- a CDS encoding RNA polymerase subunit sigma, with amino-acid sequence MENDIIDVELDDDSYSAVNRLLEIARKKTFATIDDILQVFPEAEQNVDQLEEAFSALQNVGIPYIEDPTEEDEVSADELDLLADDLEIAPNLYQDDLANIDTDDTIGLYLKEVSRVPLLSADEEVDLAQRIERGRIAREELAHISVTDHRRSELRRSIEDSWDARGHLITANSRLVISVAKKYMGRGVPFLDLIQEGNIGLIRATKKFDYRRGHKFSTYATWWIRQAVTRAIADQGRTIRVPVHMGDQINKLLRVQHQLTQKLGRDPSIEEIAETLDVPTKKVENMIQVARRPLSLETPTDEEEDSVLGDFIEDEEAPAPAETATYNLLKEHLESVLKDLPPREVRILQLRYGLLDGQAYTLEEVGRKMGVTRERVRQIEAQALTRLRHPQIRKILRDYLGD; translated from the coding sequence ATGGAAAATGACATTATTGACGTCGAACTGGATGACGATTCCTACAGCGCGGTAAATCGTCTTCTCGAAATCGCGCGGAAAAAGACATTCGCGACGATTGACGACATTCTTCAAGTCTTCCCCGAAGCGGAACAGAACGTCGACCAGCTCGAAGAAGCGTTTTCAGCGCTCCAGAACGTCGGTATCCCCTACATCGAAGATCCCACCGAAGAAGACGAAGTCAGCGCCGACGAGCTGGATTTACTGGCGGACGATTTAGAGATCGCGCCGAACCTCTATCAGGACGACCTCGCCAATATTGATACGGACGATACGATCGGCCTTTATCTGAAAGAAGTCAGCCGTGTCCCGCTTCTCAGCGCCGACGAAGAAGTCGACCTGGCTCAGCGGATCGAACGCGGACGGATCGCACGCGAAGAACTCGCGCATATCAGCGTCACCGATCATCGCCGCAGCGAACTTCGCCGCAGCATCGAGGACAGCTGGGACGCGCGCGGACATCTCATTACCGCCAACTCGCGTCTCGTAATCAGCGTCGCGAAAAAATACATGGGGCGCGGCGTACCCTTCCTGGACCTCATTCAGGAAGGGAATATCGGACTCATCCGCGCGACGAAAAAATTCGATTATCGCCGCGGTCATAAATTCAGCACCTATGCGACATGGTGGATCCGCCAGGCCGTTACCCGCGCAATCGCCGATCAGGGCCGGACGATCCGCGTCCCCGTGCATATGGGCGACCAGATTAATAAGCTCCTCCGCGTTCAGCACCAACTGACGCAGAAGCTCGGCCGCGATCCGTCGATCGAAGAAATCGCCGAAACGCTCGACGTCCCAACGAAAAAAGTCGAAAACATGATTCAGGTTGCGCGCCGGCCGTTATCGCTTGAAACGCCGACTGACGAAGAAGAAGATTCCGTTCTGGGCGATTTTATCGAGGACGAAGAAGCGCCGGCTCCCGCCGAAACCGCGACGTATAACCTCCTCAAGGAACATCTCGAATCCGTCCTGAAAGATCTTCCCCCGCGCGAAGTCCGGATCCTCCAGCTCCGCTACGGACTCCTCGACGGGCAAGCGTACACGCTCGAAGAAGTCGGGCGGAAAATGGGGGTGACGCGCGAACGCGTTCGCCAGATCGAAGCGCAGGCCTTAACCCGCCTTCGGCATCCGCAGATCCGGAAAATCCTCCGCGACTATCTGGGCGACTGA
- a CDS encoding nucleoside-diphosphate kinase, whose product MEKTFVCIKPDGVQRALIGEVIKRFENRGLVLVAAKFLSVPRELAEKHYAEHVGKPFYNGLVNYITSAPVFAMVWEGEDAIKAVRQTVGSTRPTEAAPGTIRHDFAAKTDRNLIHASDSPESAEREINTWFNPEEIVEWQQISYPWVFGRNS is encoded by the coding sequence ATGGAAAAAACATTTGTCTGCATTAAACCCGACGGCGTCCAGCGCGCCCTGATCGGCGAAGTCATCAAACGGTTCGAAAACCGGGGGCTCGTTCTCGTCGCCGCGAAGTTCCTTTCCGTGCCGCGCGAACTTGCAGAGAAACATTACGCGGAACACGTCGGGAAACCATTCTACAACGGCCTCGTCAACTATATCACCTCCGCGCCTGTTTTCGCGATGGTCTGGGAAGGCGAAGACGCGATCAAGGCCGTCCGCCAGACAGTCGGATCGACCAGGCCAACGGAAGCCGCCCCCGGAACGATCCGACATGATTTCGCGGCGAAAACTGACCGCAACCTGATCCACGCTTCAGACTCGCCAGAATCCGCCGAACGCGAAATCAATACCTGGTTCAATCCGGAAGAAATTGTCGAGTGGCAGCAGATCTCCTACCCCTGGGTCTTCGGCCGCAACTCCTAA
- a CDS encoding trigger factor, with protein sequence MKIESKSTENHEATFEVSVTAEEFQPYKQQAARKMAAQAKIPGFRPGKAPYDIVQRLYGGEAIAQEALDLYLEKEYSRLIDEAEIEPGGMGNLTKVDAFDPPVFTVRIPLAPTVDLGEYREIREDFEEAAVADDEVQEMIEKLRDQNATTEPTDSAAENGDHVSVMIKGDYKEIDPDTGKTDFIAETPQDFVIGQDAENGGWPIAGFTKNLLGVKAGDVVTTEHTYSEKDAPVESLAGREVIFTTTVQSVKRSVKPEVDAEFIKNFGEYETVEAFTDFVREQILHTKQAESQNAYIEKLTDKLVEGAKIEYAPATLEAEAQSMLDNLKKRLAHDGIDFELYCKLSKSDPETFVEEKLQPDAERQLKRRLTIQEFARTEKIKLDFEKFKTLLGQVQSEAAAEYARIKPKKEKDAFLNGLTDVAMNQAFSDAIFDRLIAIGKGENPEIEPAAPAAESVVEGSAAPSVSVDSNEVLDASAEI encoded by the coding sequence ATGAAAATTGAATCGAAATCCACCGAAAATCACGAAGCAACTTTCGAAGTCTCGGTCACGGCTGAAGAGTTTCAACCGTATAAACAGCAGGCTGCCCGGAAAATGGCCGCGCAGGCGAAAATTCCCGGCTTCAGGCCCGGGAAAGCGCCGTACGATATTGTCCAGCGCCTGTACGGCGGCGAAGCAATCGCGCAGGAAGCGCTTGACCTCTATCTCGAAAAAGAATACAGCCGGCTGATCGACGAAGCTGAAATCGAACCCGGCGGAATGGGGAATTTAACCAAAGTAGACGCGTTCGATCCGCCCGTCTTCACGGTCCGGATTCCGCTCGCGCCGACGGTCGATCTCGGCGAGTACCGCGAAATTCGTGAAGACTTTGAAGAAGCGGCCGTCGCCGACGACGAAGTTCAGGAGATGATCGAGAAGCTCAGGGACCAGAACGCGACGACCGAGCCGACCGACTCCGCCGCCGAAAACGGCGACCATGTCAGCGTCATGATCAAAGGGGACTATAAGGAAATCGATCCAGATACCGGAAAAACCGACTTCATAGCGGAAACGCCGCAGGATTTCGTCATTGGGCAGGACGCTGAAAACGGCGGCTGGCCGATCGCAGGTTTCACGAAAAATCTCCTCGGCGTCAAAGCCGGAGACGTCGTCACAACGGAGCATACCTATTCCGAAAAAGACGCGCCGGTCGAAAGTCTCGCCGGCCGGGAAGTCATTTTTACGACAACGGTCCAAAGCGTCAAGCGTTCCGTTAAGCCGGAAGTCGACGCTGAATTCATTAAAAATTTCGGCGAATACGAAACCGTCGAAGCGTTTACCGACTTCGTCAGGGAACAGATTCTGCATACCAAGCAGGCCGAATCGCAGAACGCGTATATCGAGAAATTAACCGATAAGCTCGTCGAAGGCGCAAAAATCGAATATGCGCCGGCGACGCTCGAAGCCGAGGCGCAGTCGATGCTGGACAACTTAAAAAAACGATTAGCGCATGACGGAATCGACTTCGAACTCTACTGTAAGCTTTCCAAGAGCGACCCGGAAACCTTCGTCGAAGAAAAACTCCAGCCCGACGCCGAGCGCCAGCTGAAACGCCGCCTCACGATTCAGGAATTCGCCCGAACCGAAAAAATCAAGCTCGATTTCGAAAAGTTCAAAACCCTCCTGGGGCAGGTCCAGAGCGAAGCAGCGGCCGAATACGCGCGAATTAAGCCTAAAAAAGAAAAGGATGCTTTCCTGAACGGACTGACCGACGTAGCGATGAACCAGGCGTTTTCCGACGCGATTTTCGACCGCCTGATCGCGATCGGGAAAGGCGAGAATCCGGAAATCGAACCTGCCGCCCCCGCCGCGGAAAGCGTCGTCGAAGGCTCGGCGGCACCGTCCGTCTCCGTCGATTCGAACGAGGTTCTCGACGCGAGCGCGGAGATTTAA
- a CDS encoding ATP-dependent Clp protease proteolytic subunit, giving the protein MIKPTNTIVPMVVEGGAYGERSYDIYSLLLKERIIFLGTAIDAQVANLIIAQLLYLSREDSERDIQFYINSPGGVVYAGLAIYDTMQMIPNRINTVACGVTASFGTVLLTAGSKGHRFALPNATIHMHQPLGGAEGQASDIEIQAKEILRLKTDLTAIMSRHTGQTTETILHDTDRDRYFTAEQAVEYGLIDKVLTSNKS; this is encoded by the coding sequence ATGATAAAACCGACAAATACGATCGTCCCAATGGTCGTTGAGGGCGGCGCATACGGCGAACGCTCCTATGATATTTATTCGCTCCTGCTGAAAGAGCGGATTATTTTCCTGGGAACCGCGATCGACGCGCAGGTCGCCAACCTGATCATCGCGCAGCTTTTATACCTGAGCCGCGAGGATTCCGAACGCGATATTCAATTCTATATCAACTCCCCTGGCGGCGTCGTGTACGCCGGTCTGGCGATTTACGACACGATGCAGATGATCCCCAATCGGATCAATACCGTCGCCTGCGGCGTGACCGCGTCCTTCGGGACCGTCCTCCTGACCGCCGGATCGAAGGGGCATCGTTTCGCGCTTCCAAACGCCACGATTCATATGCATCAGCCGCTCGGCGGCGCCGAAGGGCAAGCCTCCGACATTGAGATCCAGGCGAAAGAAATCCTGCGGCTGAAGACCGATCTGACCGCGATCATGTCCAGGCATACCGGGCAGACAACGGAAACGATCCTGCATGATACCGACCGCGACCGCTATTTCACCGCGGAACAGGCGGTTGAATACGGCCTGATCGATAAGGTACTGACGTCGAATAAATCTTAA
- a CDS encoding 23S rRNA (adenine(2503)-C(2))-methyltransferase: MTKLFFDETFAGFARNLTDWGEPSFRARQIWAGVYRNLIFDPNAISNLPKGLREKIAAEYSFEPLSTVRRVVSSSGLTEKYLFALSDKAKIEAVLMRYRNRNTICISTQSGCAMNCAFCATGQMGLTRNLTAGEIAGQVLYFAGRLKREEKQLTNVVVMGMGEPFHNYENVMRAMDLINDPDGFRFGERRVTISTVGIIPMIEKFTKARRQINLAISLHAPTNFLRDQIIPANKKYPVHDLVEAARRYADFTKRRVSFEYAMIDGFNDSIEQAAQLAKLLRGTLCHVNLISLNPTRKYARSGSGRATINDFQAALEKAGIPCTIRLSRGVDIGAGCGQLLAEYKEK; this comes from the coding sequence ATGACGAAACTGTTCTTCGACGAAACTTTCGCCGGCTTCGCGCGAAACCTGACCGACTGGGGCGAACCTTCGTTCCGCGCCCGACAGATCTGGGCGGGCGTTTACCGGAACCTGATCTTCGATCCGAACGCAATCTCGAACCTTCCAAAAGGGCTTCGCGAAAAAATCGCCGCCGAGTATTCGTTCGAACCGCTGTCGACCGTTCGCAGGGTCGTTTCTTCATCCGGGCTGACCGAAAAATACCTTTTCGCGCTGAGCGATAAGGCGAAAATCGAGGCGGTCCTGATGCGCTACCGCAATCGGAATACGATCTGTATCTCGACGCAGTCCGGCTGCGCGATGAATTGCGCGTTCTGCGCAACCGGGCAGATGGGCCTGACGCGGAACCTGACCGCCGGCGAAATCGCCGGACAGGTTCTTTATTTCGCCGGACGCCTCAAGCGCGAAGAGAAGCAGTTGACCAACGTCGTCGTCATGGGGATGGGCGAGCCGTTCCATAATTACGAAAACGTCATGCGGGCCATGGACCTGATTAACGATCCGGACGGATTCCGCTTTGGCGAACGCCGCGTTACGATTTCGACCGTCGGGATTATCCCCATGATCGAAAAATTTACCAAAGCCAGGCGTCAGATTAACCTCGCGATCTCGCTCCACGCGCCGACGAACTTTCTCCGCGATCAGATTATCCCGGCCAATAAGAAATACCCGGTCCATGACCTCGTCGAAGCGGCGCGCCGGTACGCCGATTTTACGAAACGCCGCGTCAGTTTCGAATACGCGATGATCGACGGGTTCAACGATTCAATCGAACAGGCCGCCCAGCTCGCAAAGCTGCTGCGCGGGACGCTCTGTCATGTTAACCTGATTTCGCTCAACCCGACGCGAAAGTACGCCCGATCCGGATCCGGACGGGCGACGATTAACGACTTCCAAGCCGCGCTTGAAAAAGCCGGGATTCCCTGTACGATCCGGCTGTCGCGCGGCGTTGATATCGGAGCCGGATGCGGCCAGCTTTTAGCGGAATACAAAGAGAAATAA